The following are encoded together in the Pseudoalteromonas ruthenica genome:
- a CDS encoding DUF2914 domain-containing protein, with amino-acid sequence MGQKIVITANMNNRTQRIERKEVQYQWHWRRIVGAATLGLCSVAAIWYLAFTPANAEQGEVNTASSDGIQSQAEAPNESAQEVTVAKAAPVASAAQATVQSSQPHKEDEVEADSKSAMVESEQMLVAQVSTSETSTVESSTSVSSTEAQANDTTVDAPAPESEFNTEAKVASLSQGTKIDTDKVSRAVLTTAVQDREPINSLGQEVKTSDFQQQLFFFTELHGLQGQKVKHVWYFNDQTMANVELGVHTTRYRTFSSKNIMPSQLGTWRVELRDENNKLLATRAFRLVGSR; translated from the coding sequence ATGGGACAAAAAATCGTGATCACAGCGAATATGAATAACAGGACTCAACGTATTGAGCGCAAGGAAGTGCAATATCAATGGCATTGGCGCCGCATCGTTGGTGCTGCAACGCTTGGTTTGTGTTCTGTGGCTGCGATTTGGTACCTAGCATTTACGCCTGCCAACGCCGAGCAGGGCGAGGTGAATACGGCGTCCTCCGATGGTATACAGAGTCAGGCTGAAGCGCCCAATGAAAGTGCGCAAGAGGTCACGGTTGCAAAAGCAGCACCCGTCGCGTCAGCTGCGCAGGCAACAGTGCAATCGAGCCAGCCCCACAAAGAAGATGAAGTAGAGGCTGACTCAAAGAGCGCCATGGTGGAGTCTGAGCAAATGCTGGTGGCACAAGTGAGTACCAGTGAAACGAGCACTGTTGAGAGCTCCACTTCCGTGTCCTCAACTGAGGCACAGGCGAATGACACGACAGTGGATGCGCCTGCGCCCGAGAGTGAGTTTAATACTGAGGCTAAAGTAGCAAGCTTGTCTCAAGGCACCAAAATTGACACCGACAAGGTAAGCCGAGCGGTGCTCACAACCGCTGTGCAAGACCGTGAACCGATTAACTCTCTTGGCCAAGAAGTAAAAACCAGTGACTTCCAGCAACAGCTGTTTTTCTTCACCGAATTACATGGTTTACAAGGACAAAAAGTAAAGCATGTGTGGTACTTTAATGACCAAACTATGGCCAACGTTGAGCTCGGTGTTCATACCACTCGTTACCGTACCTTCTCGTCCAAGAACATCATGCCAAGCCAGCTCGGCACATGGCGAGTAGAGCTGAGAGACGAAAATAATAAACTATTGGCTACCCGAGCATTTCGCTTGGTTGGCTCACGATAA
- a CDS encoding heme biosynthesis HemY N-terminal domain-containing protein, protein MARLLIVFIVIAAVAAIAPWLIDEKGYVLIAFGQWTVEGSIVSFTILTALVLFLGYLIYSLVRYGWGSYRNLRHGFFARAKERKQAVLEQAIWALINDDMEQLQHTLSKGKVEDHWQDFALAMRAKASLRQDKPDLALNLLDELSDTNRAKPAALWLESHSDAEVLATLRQQCNSKKATSQQLNLYAQVLLRLRKYSEFAELVPRLVKSQSLNEYQWDWALRQYFQGADKTQLDKRQSELPKHIREAAHTHYLRAVVRIGDIASVTDALKKLLKRGEYSQLLSILSEIEQGDVEALQKALQQELKKQPDEAEMLLCLAYLAQSQGEHDLASRIFDKVLAQQQTLPHPQRAMRSYRATQQAEKALLVLDHS, encoded by the coding sequence ATGGCGCGTTTATTAATTGTTTTTATTGTTATTGCTGCAGTTGCAGCGATAGCGCCTTGGCTGATAGACGAGAAAGGTTATGTTCTTATTGCGTTCGGTCAGTGGACTGTAGAGGGAAGCATTGTAAGCTTCACCATTCTTACCGCCTTGGTGCTGTTTCTTGGCTACCTAATTTACAGCTTGGTGCGCTATGGCTGGGGCAGTTACCGCAATTTGCGTCATGGCTTTTTCGCGCGCGCGAAAGAGCGCAAACAGGCCGTATTGGAACAAGCGATTTGGGCGTTGATTAATGACGACATGGAACAGCTGCAACATACATTGAGCAAAGGCAAGGTGGAAGACCATTGGCAGGATTTTGCATTGGCAATGCGCGCCAAAGCAAGTTTGCGTCAAGATAAGCCAGATCTAGCCCTTAACTTGCTTGATGAACTCTCGGATACCAACCGTGCGAAGCCGGCAGCACTGTGGTTAGAGAGCCACTCAGATGCAGAGGTATTAGCGACCTTACGGCAACAGTGTAATAGTAAAAAAGCGACATCACAGCAGCTAAATTTGTATGCACAGGTGCTACTAAGATTACGCAAGTACAGTGAATTTGCAGAGCTAGTGCCGCGTTTGGTGAAATCACAAAGTCTTAATGAATACCAATGGGACTGGGCGCTACGACAATATTTCCAAGGAGCAGATAAAACTCAGCTCGATAAGCGCCAAAGTGAGCTGCCAAAGCATATCCGTGAGGCGGCGCATACACACTATTTACGTGCTGTTGTGCGCATAGGCGACATTGCGTCGGTGACTGATGCCCTGAAGAAGTTATTGAAACGCGGTGAATATTCGCAATTATTGTCTATCCTTAGTGAGATAGAGCAAGGTGACGTTGAAGCGCTGCAAAAGGCACTGCAACAAGAGCTGAAGAAGCAACCTGACGAAGCAGAAATGCTATTGTGCCTCGCTTACTTGGCACAAAGCCAAGGAGAGCATGACCTCGCATCGCGTATTTTCGATAAGGTGCTAGCACAACAACAAACCCTGCCTCATCCGCAGCGTGCGATGCGTAGTTATCGCGCAACGCAGCAAGCTGAAAAAGCATTATTGGTTCTCGATCATAGCTAA
- the lptM gene encoding LPS translocon maturation chaperone LptM produces the protein MYKSHRLLRILAASSLTLLSACGQSGALYLPQQEQVDNQQAETPLNAKETANDNAEPSPQQ, from the coding sequence ATGTACAAAAGTCATCGTTTGCTTCGTATCCTTGCAGCCTCCAGCTTAACGCTTCTCAGTGCGTGTGGTCAAAGCGGCGCGCTCTATTTGCCACAACAAGAACAAGTAGATAACCAACAAGCAGAAACACCGCTAAATGCCAAGGAAACCGCAAACGATAACGCAGAGCCGTCGCCACAGCAGTAA
- a CDS encoding uroporphyrinogen-III synthase — protein MAHIVVTRPQGKGEALAELLIAAGHRVSTTPVLQIDYLSVDANQLATLDEADIAIFVSQDAVQGLYQQRDALPANLACFAVGPTTAQALEQQFSCNAKVPKKQHDSEGLLRLPELQKVEGKTVVLIKGRGGRTLIAKTLKDRGAFVNSLVTYERKAVKGSSKAWLQQWQQQGVEALVITSNSGADAIFACQDESLLQWLKSRQFYIVSERTKAHLVKLGVKGEQIKVAADVDNEAIAACIGAEQEGNMSEQPKNTPKSEPAPSATQPKAVPSQSKPMTQKISKTAVLALLVALAAAGVTGYQYWLQQQAQDQEQNQLQQHLEQLQSDNQALNQRLEALANALQQQQHSAQQWQRQFSDRVNGELSANQRAVAGQIEQAIDGLNNQEQPPLDINEVKRLVAMADFQLWSEANYAGAAATLKRLDALLASYPGNAQLRRAIHTDLQQLASIEVADVEAVVLRLHGLGGQVDKLQFNMVELAPTENNGEQSQALSDNVSDWRRNLAATWDKLVDDFIKVRKREAAIEPLLDNQQQRLIKQRLHFYLDQAGFAASHKHPKLYTQALQSAAEIVTRYFNLQQPQTSQFLGQLKQLQLKTLVPQQPITLSSVQVVGES, from the coding sequence ATGGCGCATATTGTGGTCACCCGCCCTCAAGGCAAAGGAGAAGCACTCGCTGAGCTGTTGATTGCTGCAGGTCATCGCGTCAGTACCACACCTGTGCTGCAGATTGACTATCTCTCAGTCGACGCAAATCAGCTGGCTACCCTCGATGAGGCTGATATCGCTATTTTTGTGTCGCAAGATGCTGTGCAAGGATTGTATCAACAGCGCGATGCCTTACCCGCCAATTTGGCTTGCTTTGCGGTTGGACCCACGACCGCTCAAGCCCTTGAACAGCAATTCTCATGTAATGCCAAGGTGCCAAAAAAACAGCATGACTCTGAAGGGTTATTGAGATTACCCGAGCTGCAGAAGGTTGAAGGCAAAACAGTCGTGTTAATCAAAGGCCGAGGTGGGCGCACTTTGATTGCCAAAACGCTGAAAGACCGAGGTGCTTTTGTTAACTCACTGGTGACTTACGAGCGCAAAGCTGTCAAGGGTAGCAGCAAGGCATGGTTACAGCAGTGGCAGCAGCAGGGTGTTGAGGCGTTGGTAATCACCAGTAACAGTGGTGCAGATGCTATTTTTGCTTGCCAAGATGAAAGCCTGTTACAGTGGCTTAAATCAAGGCAATTTTATATTGTAAGTGAGCGCACTAAGGCGCACCTAGTGAAGCTTGGGGTGAAAGGCGAGCAAATTAAGGTTGCAGCCGATGTCGACAACGAGGCCATTGCCGCATGTATTGGTGCCGAGCAGGAAGGAAACATGAGCGAACAACCAAAAAACACACCAAAGAGTGAGCCTGCGCCAAGCGCAACACAACCTAAAGCAGTACCATCACAGAGTAAACCAATGACACAAAAAATAAGTAAAACAGCCGTTCTAGCGTTGCTGGTGGCATTGGCTGCGGCTGGGGTAACTGGATATCAATATTGGTTACAACAGCAGGCGCAAGACCAAGAACAGAACCAACTACAACAGCATTTAGAGCAGCTACAAAGCGATAATCAAGCGCTCAACCAACGCCTCGAAGCATTGGCCAACGCTCTGCAACAACAGCAACATAGTGCTCAGCAATGGCAACGACAGTTTAGTGATAGGGTTAATGGCGAGCTAAGTGCTAATCAACGTGCCGTAGCTGGGCAAATAGAGCAAGCCATTGATGGCTTGAACAATCAGGAGCAACCGCCGTTAGACATCAACGAAGTGAAGCGCTTGGTCGCCATGGCTGATTTTCAACTTTGGTCGGAAGCAAACTACGCAGGCGCTGCAGCAACGCTGAAGCGACTCGATGCATTACTGGCAAGTTATCCTGGCAATGCCCAATTAAGGCGCGCTATTCACACTGATTTACAGCAGCTGGCCAGCATCGAAGTGGCCGATGTTGAAGCGGTGGTGCTTCGACTTCACGGCCTTGGTGGTCAGGTCGATAAGTTACAATTTAATATGGTTGAATTGGCGCCTACCGAAAACAATGGCGAGCAATCACAGGCATTGTCGGACAATGTATCTGATTGGCGACGCAATTTAGCTGCAACCTGGGATAAGCTGGTGGATGATTTTATAAAAGTGCGCAAGCGCGAGGCCGCTATTGAGCCATTATTAGATAACCAGCAGCAGCGACTTATTAAACAGCGACTTCACTTTTATCTCGATCAGGCAGGCTTTGCCGCTAGCCATAAACATCCCAAGTTGTATACACAAGCTCTGCAAAGTGCCGCCGAGATTGTCACGCGTTACTTTAACCTGCAACAACCGCAGACCAGCCAGTTTTTGGGTCAGCTTAAACAGCTACAATTAAAAACCTTGGTTCCTCAGCAGCCAATTACGCTCAGCTCTGTCCAGGTTGTGGGGGAGTCTTAA
- the cyaY gene encoding iron donor protein CyaY codes for MTDTEYHQLADALMLTIEEQIDDIDADLDYESAAGILEIIFADRSKIVINKQAPLHQVWVATKFNGHHFELRGDTWIDNRSGAEFWQFMCDAASKQAGVEIRWEHD; via the coding sequence ATGACCGATACCGAATACCATCAGTTAGCCGATGCCTTGATGCTAACAATAGAAGAGCAGATAGACGATATTGATGCGGATTTAGATTATGAGTCTGCAGCTGGCATATTAGAAATTATCTTTGCTGATCGCAGCAAAATCGTCATTAATAAACAAGCGCCATTACATCAAGTTTGGGTCGCTACTAAGTTTAACGGACACCATTTTGAACTACGCGGCGATACTTGGATTGATAACCGCTCTGGTGCGGAATTTTGGCAGTTTATGTGTGATGCGGCGAGTAAACAAGCGGGTGTTGAAATCCGCTGGGAGCATGATTAA
- the dapF gene encoding diaminopimelate epimerase has translation MLVNFSKMHGLGNDFMVVDNVTQNIFLSRDQIKRLADRHFGVGFDQLLMVEAPYSPDLDFHYRIFNADGNEVEQCGNGARCFARFVRMKGLTNRHKITVSTKGGNMTLYIEKDGQVTVNMGQPILEPKDIPLQANKRELTYILRHQEHTLFMGAASMGNPHCVIEVEDITAAEVHTLGPAVEQHERFPKRANVGFMQIIDESHIKLRVWERGAGETLACGSGACAAAVVGQLQSKLGRNVKVDLPGGALQIRWQGEGHPVKMTGPAEHVFDGQIAL, from the coding sequence ATGTTAGTTAACTTTTCAAAGATGCATGGTTTGGGTAATGACTTTATGGTCGTGGACAATGTTACCCAAAATATTTTTCTCTCCCGAGACCAGATCAAGCGCTTGGCGGATCGCCATTTTGGCGTTGGCTTTGACCAGCTGCTGATGGTGGAAGCACCTTATTCACCGGATTTAGACTTTCATTACCGCATCTTTAACGCCGATGGCAACGAGGTTGAACAATGCGGTAACGGCGCACGTTGTTTTGCTCGCTTCGTACGTATGAAGGGACTCACTAATCGTCATAAAATCACCGTTTCTACTAAAGGCGGCAATATGACGCTGTATATTGAAAAAGACGGGCAAGTGACGGTCAATATGGGGCAGCCAATATTAGAGCCCAAAGATATACCGCTGCAAGCCAATAAGCGTGAGCTAACGTATATTCTTCGCCACCAAGAACATACATTATTTATGGGCGCCGCATCGATGGGTAATCCACACTGTGTGATCGAGGTTGAAGACATTACTGCCGCCGAGGTGCACACCCTAGGTCCAGCTGTTGAGCAGCATGAACGCTTTCCAAAGCGTGCCAATGTCGGTTTTATGCAGATTATTGACGAGTCTCATATTAAACTCAGAGTGTGGGAGCGTGGCGCAGGTGAAACCTTAGCCTGTGGCAGCGGTGCATGTGCAGCCGCCGTTGTCGGCCAGTTGCAAAGCAAGCTTGGGCGCAACGTCAAGGTCGACCTACCAGGCGGAGCTTTGCAAATACGGTGGCAAGGTGAAGGTCATCCAGTCAAGATGACGGGTCCCGCAGAGCATGTTTTTGACGGACAAATAGCCTTATGA
- the hemC gene encoding hydroxymethylbilane synthase, which produces MTNSTARVRIATRKSALALWQAEFVKAQLERHHRGITVELVTMTTKGDIILDTPLAKVGGKGLFVKELEQAMLDGRADIAVHSMKDVPVEFPKGLELHTICEREDPRDAFVSNTFDNIDSLPAGAIVGTSSLRRQCQLKEQRPDLEVRDLRGNVNTRLAKLDDGQYDAIILAAAGLIRLHMPERIRSYISAEQSLPANGQGAVGIECRSDDTAIKALLAPLEHRETRIRVDAERAMNRRLQGGCQVPIGAYAELNEDHVYLRGLVGSVDGQQILRAEISGPASEAEQLGISLADDLLAQGAGSILAEVYGELK; this is translated from the coding sequence ATGACCAATTCGACCGCGCGAGTGCGTATTGCTACTCGCAAAAGCGCGTTAGCGCTATGGCAAGCTGAGTTTGTAAAAGCGCAACTAGAGCGTCATCACAGGGGTATTACCGTAGAGCTCGTCACCATGACCACCAAGGGTGACATTATTCTTGATACGCCACTGGCAAAAGTGGGTGGAAAAGGCTTGTTTGTTAAAGAGCTTGAGCAAGCGATGCTGGATGGTCGCGCTGATATCGCTGTGCATTCAATGAAAGATGTCCCGGTAGAGTTTCCCAAGGGTCTCGAGTTACACACCATCTGTGAGCGTGAAGACCCTCGTGACGCCTTTGTTTCGAATACGTTTGATAACATTGATAGCTTGCCTGCAGGTGCTATCGTCGGCACGTCCAGCCTACGCCGGCAGTGCCAACTTAAAGAGCAGCGCCCAGATTTAGAGGTGCGTGATTTACGAGGTAATGTGAACACCCGCTTGGCTAAACTAGATGATGGTCAATATGACGCCATTATTCTTGCTGCGGCCGGTTTAATACGGTTGCACATGCCCGAGCGTATTCGCAGTTATATCAGTGCTGAGCAATCACTCCCTGCCAATGGCCAAGGGGCTGTGGGTATCGAGTGTCGCAGTGATGATACGGCGATTAAGGCATTGCTAGCACCGCTGGAGCATCGCGAAACCCGGATTCGAGTTGATGCCGAGCGAGCGATGAATCGTCGACTTCAGGGAGGCTGCCAGGTACCAATAGGAGCCTATGCCGAGCTCAACGAAGATCACGTTTATTTACGTGGTTTAGTGGGTTCGGTGGATGGTCAGCAAATTTTACGAGCTGAGATCTCCGGTCCCGCTTCTGAAGCTGAGCAGCTTGGTATTTCGCTAGCGGATGACCTGTTAGCGCAAGGGGCGGGAAGTATTCTTGCCGAAGTATATGGCGAACTAAAATAA
- a CDS encoding alpha/beta hydrolase has translation MSSFDGVSVFDAPEHKCTVIWLHGLGDSGEGFAPVAAHLNLPAELGVKFLFPHAPVQAVTINGGMEMRAWYDIKSLDLDKRADAQGVQQSAQSISALIDEQIAAGISADKIILAGFSQGGVIALHLAPRYHHKLAGVMALSTYMSEPERLTDEARHRDLNIFMAHGDFDNVVPLEAGKQAYTYLQNEGMNVSWQSYAMAHQVCDAELHAIRQWLLERLS, from the coding sequence GTGAGTAGCTTTGACGGCGTGAGTGTGTTTGATGCGCCAGAGCACAAATGTACAGTTATCTGGCTTCACGGTTTAGGCGATTCTGGTGAAGGGTTTGCACCTGTTGCTGCACACTTAAACCTACCAGCCGAGCTCGGGGTCAAGTTCCTCTTCCCACACGCCCCGGTGCAAGCGGTGACCATCAATGGTGGTATGGAGATGCGGGCTTGGTACGACATCAAATCTCTTGATCTAGATAAACGTGCAGATGCCCAAGGTGTGCAACAATCGGCGCAAAGTATCAGTGCATTAATAGACGAGCAGATAGCGGCCGGGATCTCTGCGGATAAAATTATTTTAGCTGGCTTCTCTCAAGGGGGAGTTATCGCCTTACACTTAGCGCCGCGTTACCATCATAAGCTGGCCGGTGTTATGGCGCTATCAACCTATATGTCTGAGCCTGAGCGCTTAACGGATGAGGCCCGCCATCGCGATCTTAATATTTTCATGGCTCATGGCGATTTTGACAATGTGGTGCCTTTAGAAGCAGGTAAACAAGCCTATACTTACCTGCAAAATGAAGGCATGAACGTATCTTGGCAATCTTACGCTATGGCCCACCAAGTCTGTGATGCCGAGCTGCACGCTATTCGACAATGGCTGCTTGAGCGACTAAGTTAA